The following DNA comes from Longimicrobium sp..
CGAGCTGAACGAGGCCTTCGCCGCGCAGTCCGTCGCCTGTGTCCGCGAGCTGGGGCTCGATCCGGCGATCGTGAACGTCTCCGGCGGCGCGGTCGCGGTGGGCCACCCGCTCGGCTCGTCCGGCGCGCGCATCCTGACCACGCTGGTGCACGAAATGCGGCGCCGCGAGGTGCGCTACGGACTGGCGTCGATGTGCATCGGCGTAGGCCAGGGGATCTCGATGATCGTGGAGCGCGTCCCGTGATGCGAACGAGGACACACCGGAGCCTGCCTCCCGCGGGGATGCCCGAGCGGGAGTCCGCGAAGGCGGACTTCGGGCCGTTGTTGCCGCGAATTCATTCGCCCGGCAGTCCGCGGCGGCACGGATGAGCGAGACATCGCAGCTCGACGCGGTGCTCTACCGCGAGGACGAGGGCATCGCGTGGATCACCCTCAACCGCCCCGAGCGGCTGAACGCGTTCGCGGGGGCGATGCGGGACGACCTGCGCGCGGCCGTCGAGCGCGCGGCGGAGTCGGCGGAGGTGCGCGTGGTGGTGATCACGGGCGCCGGCCGCGGCTTCTGCACCGGCGCGGACGTGGAGGTGATGAGCGACCTGGTCGCGCGCGGCGACGCGGCGGCGTTCGAGGGCTATGTGGAGGCGGGGATGCGGGCCGTGCGCGCGCTCGTCGCCTGCCGCAAGCCCGTCATCGCCGCGGTGAACGGCGTGGCGGCGGGGGCGGGCGCGTCGCTGGCCTGCGCCTGCGACGTGCGGGTGGCGAGCGAGAAGGCGTCGATCGGCTTCACCTTCACCCGCATCGGCGTGCACCCGGACTGGGGCGCCAGCTGGTTCCTCCCGCGACTGGTCGGCACCGGCCGCGCG
Coding sequences within:
- a CDS encoding enoyl-CoA hydratase/isomerase family protein translates to MSETSQLDAVLYREDEGIAWITLNRPERLNAFAGAMRDDLRAAVERAAESAEVRVVVITGAGRGFCTGADVEVMSDLVARGDAAAFEGYVEAGMRAVRALVACRKPVIAAVNGVAAGAGASLACACDVRVASEKASIGFTFTRIGVHPDWGASWFLPRLVGTGRAAELVLSARMADAREAERIGLFQRVHAADAFEGEVRSFALELAAKPPLALAAAKHSLSISPDADLETMMETEREAQMRLFRSADVREGIAAFNEKRKAAFRGE